The Geobacter sp. AOG2 genome includes a window with the following:
- the macA gene encoding macrolide transporter subunit MacA: protein MIKLSRKQKIVSLGAVLVLLGAGWLVKHFFFTKEKVTYVTASAARMDIEESVLASGILKAFKTVAVGAQVSGQLKTLHVALGDKVKKGQLLAEIDSVTQLNSLKDAEAQVENLRAQKLSKQALLKEYALAWQRQRQMAAKDAASQADLESAQAALDSTRHDIASLDAQIKKAVIAVDTAKANLGYTQISAPIDGVVISIDTEEGQTVVSTQTATTIITLATLDTITVKAKISEADVMRVKPGLTTYFTLLGDADTRYYSKLRAIEPGPVSSSTSTSSTSSSTSTSSSAVYYYGLFEVPNPDNKLRVSMTAQVSIVLNEAKHALAIPTSALGDKLKDGRYTVRVLRNDKPETRTVRAGIGNGVYVQVLEGLQEGDKVVVGDSTSVPAAATTAQHPGGPPGGRR, encoded by the coding sequence ATGATAAAACTATCGCGTAAGCAAAAAATCGTCTCGCTGGGTGCCGTCCTCGTCCTCCTGGGTGCGGGGTGGCTGGTCAAGCACTTCTTCTTCACCAAGGAGAAGGTCACGTATGTCACCGCCAGCGCCGCCAGGATGGATATCGAGGAGAGCGTCCTGGCCAGCGGCATCCTGAAGGCCTTCAAGACGGTCGCGGTCGGCGCCCAGGTGTCCGGACAGTTGAAGACGCTGCACGTGGCCCTGGGGGACAAGGTGAAAAAGGGGCAACTGCTGGCCGAGATCGACTCGGTGACCCAGTTGAACTCCCTCAAGGATGCGGAGGCCCAGGTGGAGAACCTGCGCGCCCAGAAACTCTCCAAGCAGGCGCTCCTGAAGGAGTATGCCCTGGCCTGGCAGCGCCAGCGCCAGATGGCGGCCAAGGACGCCGCCTCCCAGGCGGACCTGGAAAGCGCCCAGGCTGCACTCGACAGTACCCGCCACGATATCGCCTCCCTGGATGCCCAGATAAAGAAGGCGGTTATTGCCGTGGATACGGCCAAGGCCAACCTGGGGTACACCCAGATCAGCGCGCCCATCGACGGGGTCGTCATCTCCATCGATACGGAGGAGGGCCAGACCGTGGTGTCCACCCAAACCGCCACCACCATCATCACCCTGGCCACCCTGGATACCATCACCGTGAAGGCGAAGATCTCGGAGGCCGACGTTATGCGGGTCAAACCGGGGCTGACGACCTACTTCACCCTGCTGGGGGATGCGGATACCCGCTACTACAGTAAATTGCGGGCCATAGAGCCGGGCCCGGTCTCCAGCAGCACCAGCACCAGCAGCACCAGTAGCAGCACCAGCACCAGTTCGTCGGCGGTCTACTACTACGGTCTGTTCGAGGTCCCCAACCCGGACAACAAGCTGCGGGTCTCCATGACCGCCCAGGTGTCCATCGTGCTGAACGAGGCGAAACATGCCCTGGCCATCCCCACGTCGGCCCTGGGCGACAAGCTGAAGGACGGCCGCTATACGGTGCGGGTCCTGCGCAACGACAAGCCCGAGACCCGCACCGTCCGCGCGGGCATCGGCAACGGTGTCTACGTGCAGGTGCTGGAGGGCTTGCAGGAGGGCGACAAGGTCGTGGTGGGGGACAGCACCTCCGTGCCGGCGGCCGCGACGACCGCCCAGCACCCCGGCGGACCGCCGGGCGGGAGGCGCTGA
- a CDS encoding efflux transporter outer membrane subunit has product MTRYRKNPRRALCLLLAAALSTGGCSLLPRSDYTAPRVDLPQQWQGKTTTGTAVASREKWWEGFGDPLLNELIERALKTNNDLAAAAIKVRRAQLSSRLTDTNLTPTVSVEGSSNISRDLKRHADTQTHSVTGSLSYEVDLWGRLAAARDSSRWEAQATEVDRQSTALSLIGTTAADYWQVAYLNQLIATSEASIAYAEKTLELVEVKYRAGAVSGIDLVQARQTVATQKADLASLVRQRAEARNALAILFDQAPEKSVPERTALPDGPLPEVAAGLPASLLGQRPDVHAAELRLREYLANVDATRANYYPTFTLTGSLGSSSTSLANVLQNPVAALGAGLTLPFLQWNTMRLNVKISEADYEVAVVNFRQTLYAALSDVENALTGRTQYEAEGKQLEDALALAKRSEQLAEVRYRAGYTAVQLWLDAQESRRSAEKTLAANRLNRLKNLMTLYQALGGEMGKVVQGE; this is encoded by the coding sequence ATGACCAGATACCGCAAGAATCCACGGCGGGCGCTCTGCCTGCTCCTCGCCGCCGCCCTTTCGACCGGCGGGTGCAGCCTTTTGCCCCGCAGCGACTATACCGCGCCGCGGGTCGACCTGCCGCAGCAGTGGCAGGGGAAGACCACCACCGGCACGGCGGTGGCGAGCCGGGAAAAATGGTGGGAAGGGTTTGGCGACCCGCTCCTGAACGAGCTGATCGAGCGGGCGCTTAAAACCAACAACGATCTGGCCGCCGCCGCCATCAAGGTCCGCCGCGCCCAGCTCTCCTCCCGGTTGACCGACACCAACCTGACCCCCACCGTGAGCGTCGAGGGGAGCAGCAACATCAGCCGCGACCTGAAGCGCCATGCCGATACCCAGACCCACAGCGTCACCGGCTCGCTGAGCTACGAGGTGGACCTGTGGGGCAGGCTTGCCGCCGCGCGGGACTCCAGCCGCTGGGAGGCGCAGGCCACGGAGGTGGACCGGCAGAGCACGGCCCTGTCGCTCATCGGCACCACGGCGGCGGATTACTGGCAGGTCGCCTACCTGAACCAGCTCATCGCCACCAGCGAGGCGAGCATCGCCTATGCGGAAAAGACCCTGGAACTGGTGGAGGTGAAGTACCGGGCCGGGGCGGTTTCCGGCATAGACCTGGTCCAGGCCCGGCAGACCGTGGCCACCCAGAAGGCCGATCTGGCCTCGCTCGTGCGCCAGCGGGCCGAGGCGCGCAACGCCCTGGCGATCCTCTTCGACCAGGCGCCGGAGAAGAGCGTGCCGGAACGTACGGCCTTGCCGGACGGCCCGCTCCCCGAGGTGGCGGCCGGCCTGCCGGCCAGCCTGCTGGGGCAACGGCCCGATGTGCACGCCGCCGAACTGCGCCTGCGGGAATACCTGGCCAACGTGGATGCTACCCGGGCAAACTACTACCCCACGTTCACCCTGACCGGCAGCCTGGGCAGCAGCAGCACCAGCCTGGCGAACGTGCTGCAAAACCCGGTCGCCGCCCTGGGCGCCGGTTTGACCCTGCCGTTTTTACAGTGGAACACCATGCGCTTGAACGTGAAGATCTCGGAGGCGGACTACGAGGTGGCGGTGGTGAATTTCCGGCAGACCCTGTACGCCGCCCTGAGCGATGTGGAGAACGCCCTGACGGGCCGCACCCAGTACGAGGCGGAAGGGAAGCAACTGGAGGACGCGCTGGCCCTGGCGAAGCGGTCCGAACAGTTGGCCGAGGTTCGCTACCGGGCCGGGTATACCGCGGTGCAGCTCTGGCTGGATGCCCAGGAGAGCCGGCGCAGCGCCGAGAAGACCCTGGCCGCGAACCGCCTGAACCGGCTCAAGAACCTGATGACGCTCTATCAGGCCCTGGGCGGGGAGATGGGCAAGGTTGTGCAGGGGGAATAG
- a CDS encoding MacB family efflux pump subunit, translated as MGTPLLELSQLGRRFVTGGVEIPVLKGINLTIHAGEMVAIVGASGSGKSTLMNILGCLDRPSEGSYKVNGQETGALSSDELARLRREYFGFIFQRYHLMPHLSATQNTEIPAVYSGVKKAQRRARAQELLARLGLEDRQDHRPNQLSGGQQQRVSIARALMNGGDVILADEPTGALDSKSGQEMMNILQELHGRGHTIILVTHDMQVAGNAERIIEISDGEIIRDQPNPNAVAKDKAVLPEKPLGEGEGNPLQAHWGRFAEAFKMALIAMASHRMRTLLTMLGIIIGITSVVSVVALGQGARQKVINDISSMGTNVIDVYPGKDWGDEDAGSIYTLVPSDMEALKSQVYVDSATPGTSDNELVRYRNIKANASIKGVGEQYFRVRGYEIEKGAAFDADDVKRQAQVVVIDQNTSKKFFAKEDPIGKILFIGTLPCQVIGVTKEKDSPFGSNQNLELWMPYSAAMSRLLGQTYFSSITVRVREGVSNQIAEQSIIKLLKQRHGVKDFYTNSSDSILKTVKKTTATLTLMISAIAVISLVVGGIGVMNIMLVSVTERTHEIGIRMAVGARQDDILQQFLIESVLVCLLGGSIGIVFSYGVGVVFAMFVKSFAMKFSILSIVSAFFCSSLIGIVFGFLPARNAARLDPIEALARE; from the coding sequence ATGGGCACGCCATTACTCGAACTCTCCCAACTGGGGCGCAGGTTCGTCACCGGGGGGGTGGAGATCCCGGTGCTGAAGGGGATCAACCTGACCATCCATGCGGGCGAGATGGTGGCCATCGTCGGCGCTTCCGGCTCGGGAAAATCCACCCTGATGAATATCCTGGGGTGCCTGGACCGTCCCAGCGAGGGGAGCTACAAGGTCAACGGCCAGGAAACCGGAGCCCTGTCCAGCGACGAATTGGCCAGGCTGCGCCGGGAATACTTCGGCTTCATCTTCCAGCGCTACCACCTGATGCCGCACCTGAGCGCGACCCAGAACACCGAGATCCCGGCGGTCTATTCCGGGGTGAAAAAGGCCCAGCGCCGGGCCAGGGCACAGGAACTGCTGGCCCGCCTCGGTCTTGAAGACCGCCAGGACCACCGCCCCAACCAGCTTTCGGGCGGCCAGCAGCAGCGGGTGAGTATCGCCCGCGCGCTCATGAACGGGGGCGACGTCATCCTGGCCGACGAGCCGACCGGCGCCCTGGACAGCAAGAGCGGCCAGGAGATGATGAACATCCTGCAGGAACTGCACGGCCGGGGGCACACCATCATCCTGGTCACCCACGACATGCAGGTGGCGGGTAACGCAGAGCGCATCATCGAGATCAGCGACGGCGAGATCATCCGGGACCAGCCCAACCCCAACGCCGTGGCCAAGGACAAGGCCGTATTGCCGGAAAAACCCCTTGGGGAGGGGGAGGGCAACCCGCTCCAGGCCCATTGGGGGCGGTTCGCCGAGGCGTTCAAGATGGCCCTCATCGCCATGGCCTCCCACCGGATGCGGACGCTCCTCACCATGCTGGGCATCATCATCGGCATCACCTCGGTGGTCTCGGTGGTGGCGCTGGGGCAGGGGGCGCGCCAGAAGGTGATCAACGACATCAGTTCCATGGGCACCAACGTCATCGATGTCTATCCCGGTAAAGACTGGGGGGACGAGGACGCGGGCAGCATCTACACCCTGGTCCCGTCCGACATGGAGGCGTTGAAGTCCCAGGTCTACGTGGACAGCGCCACGCCCGGCACCAGCGACAACGAATTGGTGCGCTACCGCAACATCAAGGCCAATGCCTCCATCAAGGGTGTGGGTGAACAGTATTTCCGCGTGCGCGGTTACGAGATTGAAAAAGGGGCGGCGTTCGACGCCGATGATGTCAAGCGGCAGGCCCAGGTGGTGGTGATCGACCAGAACACCAGCAAGAAGTTCTTCGCCAAGGAGGACCCCATCGGCAAGATCCTCTTCATCGGCACGCTCCCCTGCCAGGTCATCGGCGTGACCAAGGAGAAGGACAGCCCCTTCGGCAGCAACCAGAACCTGGAACTCTGGATGCCCTACAGTGCCGCCATGAGCCGGCTTCTGGGGCAGACCTATTTCAGCTCCATCACGGTCCGGGTGCGGGAGGGGGTCTCCAACCAGATCGCCGAACAGAGCATCATCAAGCTGCTCAAACAGCGCCACGGCGTCAAGGACTTCTATACCAACAGCAGCGACAGCATCCTGAAGACCGTGAAGAAGACCACCGCCACCCTCACCCTGATGATCTCGGCCATTGCCGTCATCTCGCTCGTGGTGGGGGGGATCGGGGTGATGAACATCATGCTGGTCTCGGTCACGGAGCGTACCCACGAAATCGGCATCCGCATGGCGGTGGGGGCGCGCCAGGACGACATCCTGCAGCAATTTTTGATCGAATCGGTGCTGGTCTGCCTGCTCGGCGGTTCCATCGGCATCGTGTTCTCCTACGGCGTGGGAGTGGTCTTCGCCATGTTCGTCAAAAGCTTTGCCATGAAGTTTTCCATACTATCCATCGTTTCGGCTTTTTTCTGCTCATCCCTGATCGGGATCGTCTTCGGGTTCCTGCCGGCGCGCAACGCCGCCCGGCTCGATCCCATCGAAGCGCTGGCACGGGAGTAA